In Chloroflexota bacterium, the genomic stretch CAGTCGCTGCCTGCCTGGCTCATCGGCACCTCGGCCTGGAGCGTCGGCGTGGCCGCGCGGCGCGAACCCAGCCCCAGGCCGGCGGCCAGCGTCCCCGTGCTCCCCTCGCACAGGAGCAGGTAGCGCCCCGCGTGGGTCGCGCCGTCTGCCGTGCGGATGCGCACCGTGTCGCCCTCGGCGCGGATTTCGGACACTGGCGTGCGGGCCCGGACCTCGGCCCGCGCGTGGGCCAGGATGTGGGCGTCAAACTCGCGCCGCCGCACCATCACCACCGGCGCGTCGGGCAACGGAACCGCCACCTCCTCGCCCAGCCACGCATAGCGGACGAGGGTAACGGCATCCTCAATCACAGGCCCAAAATCAAACGGGAACCGCGCCAGCGCCGAACGCGGCACGGCTCCCCCGCAGGGCTTGTCGCGGGGCAGCGATTCGCGTTCCAGCACGAGGGCGCGCAGGCCCATCACGCCCAGGAAGTAGGCCGCGCTGGCCCCTGCAGGCCCCGCGCCGACGATTATCGCATCCCACAGTGGCGTCATAGACCCGTAAGATGCCCGCGCGAAATGAGCCAGGGCACAATCGGCGTCAGGTCGGGCTGCTCCAGCACCAGCGACGCCGCCTGGCGCGCTGCTTCGTGATTGGGACACACCGCGACGCTCACGCCGACGCGCCGGAACATGTCGGCGTCCGAGCGCGTGTCCCCGACGGCGAGGGCCTCCGACGGCGCGACCCCCAACTCGGCCAGCAGCGCATCCACAATCGCGCCCTTGCCCCCTTCGGGGACGCCGACGCGGGTCTCGCCGTTGATGATGCCGTCCGTAGCGTACACGTAGTTGCAGAAGACGCGGTCAAACCCCAGTTCCTGGGCCACCATCTCGGCGTGAATCTGGATGCCGGTGCTCACCAGCGCCAGGCGCACCCCCTGCCGCTTCAGTGCCCGCACCGTCTCCTCGGCGCCCGGAAGATAGGGATTCTCGCGGAAAAGCGCCTGAAGAGTGGCAAGCGGCGTGCCCTTCCACAGCGCGGCGTCCAGCCGCAGCCACTCCGCATACGAGATTCTGCCCGCGAAGCCGTCGGCGAAGAAGGCCTCGCTGGCCGCCAGCGTGCCCAGGCGAGAGTGGAGATACACGTAGGGGTCGCGGGCTTCCTTGAGCGTGCCGTCCAGGTCAAAGATGGCCAGACGCAACATGCGCGCCCCCCGATTGCGTATGGCTCACCGGTCGCCCCGACCGACAGCCGCCCGCACCTGCAGGAGATCGGCGAGGGCAGCCACGATGTTCGCCACCGCCTTCCGAATGGCCGAATCCCGCGGCAACTGCACCAGCGGCTTGCCCACCGCGTCGTATTCCGCCACCAGAGGGTCTCGCGGGAGCACGCCGACAAGCGGCACGCCCGTCTCCTCCACGGCCTTCTGGAGTTCGGCGGGAAGCGGGTCGGGGGCCATGTTCAACACAAGCGCCATGTGGCGCACCTTGGTGTCCAACTCGTGCACCAGTTCCTTCATGCGCTTGGCCGCAGTCAGGCCCCGCACGCTGGGGTCGGTAACGAGAAGCAGCAGGTCCACGTCGCGGGTCGTGCGACGGCTTAGGTGCTCCATGCCGGCCTCGTTGTCAATGAAGACGTAATCATACCCGCCGGCGATGCGGTCCACGATGATGCGCAGCATGTTGTTGGCCGCGCAGTAGCAGCCGGGACCTTCGGGCCGGCCCATCGCCAGAAGGTCCACGCCGTCGGCCTCCACCAGGCACTGGTTGACCTGATAGTCCAGGTAGTCCTGCTTGCTGGTGCCCGGCGGAAAGGAGCCGGCCTTGACCTGATCCAGTGCGTCCTCGCGAATGTCCCCCACGGTGCCGTCCAGCGGCAGGCCCAGCGTCTGGTTCAGGTTGGAACTGGGGTCGGCGTCAATGGCTAGGATAGAACCCCACTTCTCGTCTATCGCCTGTTGAATCAGCAGGGCGGTGAGGGTAGTCTTGCCGGTACCGCCCTTGCCCGCGACCGCGACTGTGATGGTCATGATTCCTCCCCTATGGATTCGTGCGGTCTCTCGGCGCAATCCCGATGGCCGCCTGTACGGGAACTATTCTACTCGGTTGCACAGGCGGTGTCAATGATGTACATCACATGGTTGGGTATACATTTCGGTGGAAATTACTCACGCTCGCTAGAACGCACGATGTGGTAACATAGCGCCAGGAGGCCCATGGGGAGGTCGCACATTCGGTTGGCGCTGCTCTCTCGGCGGCCATCGTAGGGCAAATTGGCAATTTGCCCTACGTCTAGCGGCCCCCTGTTCTGACGGGCCGAACTGAA encodes the following:
- a CDS encoding HAD family phosphatase, translating into MLRLAIFDLDGTLKEARDPYVYLHSRLGTLAASEAFFADGFAGRISYAEWLRLDAALWKGTPLATLQALFRENPYLPGAEETVRALKRQGVRLALVSTGIQIHAEMVAQELGFDRVFCNYVYATDGIINGETRVGVPEGGKGAIVDALLAELGVAPSEALAVGDTRSDADMFRRVGVSVAVCPNHEAARQAASLVLEQPDLTPIVPWLISRGHLTGL
- a CDS encoding AAA family ATPase: MTITVAVAGKGGTGKTTLTALLIQQAIDEKWGSILAIDADPSSNLNQTLGLPLDGTVGDIREDALDQVKAGSFPPGTSKQDYLDYQVNQCLVEADGVDLLAMGRPEGPGCYCAANNMLRIIVDRIAGGYDYVFIDNEAGMEHLSRRTTRDVDLLLLVTDPSVRGLTAAKRMKELVHELDTKVRHMALVLNMAPDPLPAELQKAVEETGVPLVGVLPRDPLVAEYDAVGKPLVQLPRDSAIRKAVANIVAALADLLQVRAAVGRGDR